One Caldibacillus debilis DSM 16016 genomic window carries:
- a CDS encoding ISL3 family transposase, translating to MRRIFYKKKEELSAKERWYLNRYLQKSETLKKAYEXKEAFCRWLELAKXNGAEGILQTKEELHQFYQRVEESGIEAFQRCVRTLRNWEMEILNSFIFGYTNGFLEGINNHTKVMKRNAYGFRNFERARARILLTYKYKRIGVHVG from the coding sequence ATGAGGCGGATCTTTTACAAAAAGAAGGAGGAACTAAGCGCAAAGGAACGCTGGTATTTAAACCGATACCTCCAGAAGTCGGAGACGCTGAAGAAAGCCTATGAACNGAAAGAGGCCTTTTGCCGTTGGCTGGAGCTGGCCAAAGANAATGGGGCGGAAGGCATCCTTCAAACCAAGGAAGAATTGCATCAATTTTATCAACGTGTCGAAGAGTCAGGGATTGAAGCGTTTCAACGCTGTGTTCGGACTTTGAGGAATTGGGAAATGGAAATCCTGAACAGTTTTATTTTTGGCTACACGAATGGCTTTTTGGAAGGGATCAATAACCACACGAAAGTGATGAAGCGAAATGCGTATGGATTCAGGAACTTCGAGCGGGCAAGGGCCAGGATCCTGCTTACATACAAGTATAAAAGAATCGGGGTCCATGTGGGGTAA
- a CDS encoding glycerol-3-phosphate acyltransferase — protein MILLLTILCFLSGSLMFSYWLGLLKKKNITEVGDGNPGAANLWKAAGYKYGLTGIFLDFMKGYIPIVLIKEWEMAQNYQFIPIALAPIYGHAFSPFMKGRGGKSIAVSFGVWSGLTEFRASFMYAVILAVLAVITKWMKKGNPVTSEEDGFQTTLGMLFLYIYFYHQTYPAYIQWIWLGNFLLLFHKNKRGIILIIKNKRMKKEEKHYTV, from the coding sequence ATGATCCTCCTGTTAACCATCCTTTGCTTTTTAAGCGGTTCGCTCATGTTTTCCTATTGGCTGGGTCTTTTGAAAAAGAAAAACATTACCGAGGTCGGCGACGGGAATCCCGGCGCGGCCAATTTATGGAAGGCGGCCGGTTACAAATACGGGCTGACGGGAATTTTCCTCGATTTTATGAAAGGTTATATCCCGATTGTCCTGATTAAAGAATGGGAGATGGCACAAAATTACCAATTCATCCCCATTGCCCTCGCCCCGATTTACGGGCATGCTTTTTCGCCGTTTATGAAAGGAAGGGGAGGAAAAAGCATAGCGGTCAGTTTCGGCGTCTGGAGCGGCTTGACCGAATTTCGCGCATCCTTCATGTATGCGGTTATTTTGGCCGTGCTGGCCGTGATCACAAAATGGATGAAAAAGGGGAATCCGGTAACCAGCGAGGAAGACGGTTTCCAGACCACCCTGGGAATGCTGTTCTTGTACATTTATTTCTATCATCAAACATATCCGGCATACATCCAGTGGATTTGGCTGGGGAATTTCCTCCTCCTCTTTCATAAAAACAAAAGAGGAATCATTCTCATCATTAAGAACAAACGGATGAAAAAAGAGGAAAAACATTATACGGTATAA
- a CDS encoding glycosyltransferase: MDRTHSGQDEKISVIIPARNEAKNLPDLLESLKKQTLLPDEIIVVNDHSEDNTKEIAEKFQVDLINLSDLPKGWTGKNWAVWNGYLHSTGDILVFLDADIRLKPEALQALIAERKRTGGVISVVPYHITKRFYERFAMIVNILGVFAFTSPFERHNRNKGLYGACIVAARRDYERIGGHASVRSEMLDDLNLGARFQRAGIPVANYIGKGLVSFRMYPGGIKSELEGFAKGAVLSTSLLRAPTLVFSGLWLAGVILSELFPFFLHTPYFFPFFLGYLANVLFILYINKFVGQFGLIHPIFHFLSVIFFLVVLMYSMYQAVFRKSVVWKGRYVDVGRRK; the protein is encoded by the coding sequence ATGGATCGCACGCATTCCGGTCAGGATGAAAAAATCTCCGTCATCATCCCGGCCAGAAACGAAGCGAAGAATCTTCCCGACCTTTTGGAATCATTGAAGAAACAAACCCTTTTGCCCGACGAAATCATTGTCGTCAACGACCACTCGGAGGACAACACGAAGGAAATCGCCGAAAAATTCCAGGTGGATTTGATCAATCTCAGCGATCTGCCGAAGGGCTGGACGGGGAAAAACTGGGCCGTTTGGAACGGCTATCTCCATTCCACCGGGGATATCCTCGTCTTTTTGGATGCGGACATCCGCCTCAAACCGGAAGCATTGCAGGCGTTAATCGCGGAAAGAAAACGGACGGGGGGCGTGATCTCCGTCGTTCCCTACCACATCACGAAAAGGTTTTATGAACGGTTTGCGATGATTGTTAATATCCTGGGGGTCTTCGCGTTCACCTCTCCCTTTGAAAGGCATAACAGAAATAAAGGGCTTTACGGGGCTTGCATCGTGGCCGCCCGCCGCGACTATGAAAGGATCGGCGGACATGCGAGCGTCCGGTCGGAAATGCTGGATGATCTGAATTTGGGCGCAAGATTCCAACGGGCGGGCATCCCGGTGGCCAATTATATCGGAAAGGGTCTTGTCAGTTTCCGGATGTATCCCGGCGGAATCAAAAGCGAGCTGGAGGGGTTCGCAAAGGGGGCGGTCTTAAGCACTTCCTTGCTGCGGGCGCCGACTTTGGTGTTTAGCGGTTTGTGGCTGGCCGGCGTCATCCTGTCCGAACTCTTTCCATTTTTCCTGCACACGCCTTACTTTTTTCCGTTTTTCTTGGGATATTTGGCCAATGTTCTGTTTATCCTGTATATAAACAAATTTGTCGGCCAATTCGGACTCATTCATCCGATTTTTCATTTTCTTTCCGTCATCTTTTTTCTCGTCGTCTTGATGTATTCCATGTACCAGGCGGTTTTTCGCAAGTCCGTCGTTTGGAAGGGCAGGTATGTCGATGTGGGAAGGAGAAAATAA
- a CDS encoding 1,4-dihydroxy-2-naphthoate polyprenyltransferase: MQPDPKTKPLETLDRRKGWRVWWQLTRPHTLTASFVPVTVGTVLAAEYTRIHFGLFFAMLIACLLIQTATNMFNEYFDFKRGLDNEHSVGIGGAIVREGVEPKTVYRLAFILVGVSLLLGAYICMKSSWWIAVIGSLSIAVGYLYTGGPYPIAYTPLGELFSGFFMGVVIILISVFIQTGEIQTAQTLVSVPVAILIGAINLANNIRDMDGDKKSGRKTLAILLGRKRAIGLLAAMFAVSYLWLFLLIATEGMTPWILLALLSLPTAYKAVRNFIGKTAPKEMLPAMKATAKTNTQFGMLMAIGIILSYLW; encoded by the coding sequence ATGCAGCCTGACCCGAAGACAAAGCCGCTGGAAACCCTTGACAGGAGGAAAGGATGGCGGGTCTGGTGGCAGTTGACGCGGCCGCACACGTTAACCGCTTCCTTTGTCCCCGTCACCGTCGGGACGGTTCTGGCCGCTGAATATACCCGGATTCATTTCGGTTTATTTTTCGCCATGCTCATCGCCTGTTTATTGATCCAAACCGCCACCAACATGTTCAACGAATACTTCGATTTCAAAAGGGGGCTGGACAACGAGCATTCCGTCGGCATCGGCGGCGCGATCGTCCGGGAAGGCGTCGAACCGAAAACCGTGTACCGGCTCGCCTTTATTTTGGTGGGCGTTTCCCTCCTGCTCGGGGCCTATATTTGCATGAAATCCAGCTGGTGGATCGCCGTCATCGGTTCCCTTTCCATTGCGGTCGGCTATTTGTATACCGGAGGGCCTTATCCCATCGCCTACACCCCCCTTGGGGAATTGTTCTCCGGATTTTTCATGGGGGTTGTCATCATCTTGATTTCCGTTTTCATCCAAACAGGGGAGATTCAAACGGCCCAAACCCTCGTTTCCGTTCCCGTCGCCATTCTGATCGGGGCCATCAATTTGGCCAATAATATCCGGGACATGGACGGCGACAAAAAGAGCGGCCGGAAAACCCTCGCCATTTTGCTCGGGAGAAAACGGGCCATCGGCCTTTTGGCGGCCATGTTTGCCGTTTCCTATCTATGGCTGTTTCTGTTGATCGCGACGGAAGGGATGACGCCCTGGATTTTATTGGCTCTATTAAGCCTTCCGACCGCGTACAAAGCCGTCAGAAACTTTATCGGCAAAACCGCTCCGAAAGAAATGCTGCCGGCCATGAAGGCAACCGCCAAAACCAACACCCAATTCGGGATGCTCATGGCGATCGGGATCATCCTTTCCTATCTGTGGTAA